A DNA window from Candidatus Thermokryptus mobilis contains the following coding sequences:
- a CDS encoding DUF4097 family beta strand repeat-containing protein, with the protein MRTKFFIFIFTGIIFAGGLLLCSNIKTKEIQFEPRQEFSNEIKISKTFKVKPGYKLIVESDIADVSILSHQNDEVDVNFYASGSSKYLKDLKVDFEEGEGTLTIKVKRKREFKFFNFLSEWGIEKAELKILTPQNINAEVKTAGGDAHCEGLKGEISISCAGGDIKLKNHTGSARLSSAGGDIIANDINGELEAKSAGGDIIVRKLSGSIVAKSSGGDVKVELINAMGESEISTAGGDVIISAPSNLNAYVDLNATGGDIEIDFPLKLEKKNHDKLKGWIGDVKTGTKIKASSSGGDIEFRIRKGEI; encoded by the coding sequence ATGAGAACGAAATTCTTTATTTTTATTTTCACAGGGATTATCTTCGCTGGCGGATTACTTTTATGTTCAAACATTAAGACAAAGGAAATCCAGTTTGAACCGAGACAAGAGTTCAGCAACGAGATAAAAATTTCAAAGACATTTAAAGTAAAGCCGGGGTATAAACTAATTGTTGAATCTGACATCGCTGATGTAAGTATTCTGTCGCATCAAAACGATGAGGTAGATGTTAATTTTTACGCAAGCGGTTCATCCAAGTATTTAAAAGATTTAAAAGTTGATTTTGAAGAAGGTGAGGGCACTTTAACAATAAAGGTCAAACGCAAGAGGGAATTTAAATTTTTCAATTTTTTAAGCGAGTGGGGGATTGAAAAAGCGGAACTTAAAATCCTCACCCCACAGAACATAAATGCAGAGGTTAAAACAGCCGGTGGAGATGCACATTGTGAGGGGTTAAAGGGAGAAATTTCAATTTCTTGCGCTGGTGGCGATATCAAATTGAAAAATCACACTGGGTCTGCGAGGTTAAGTTCAGCAGGTGGAGACATAATCGCAAACGATATAAACGGAGAGCTTGAAGCGAAATCAGCTGGCGGTGATATAATCGTTCGCAAACTTTCTGGCTCAATCGTTGCGAAATCCTCTGGTGGCGATGTAAAGGTTGAACTTATCAACGCGATGGGGGAATCGGAAATCTCCACGGCTGGTGGCGATGTGATCATATCAGCTCCATCAAATTTAAACGCTTATGTTGACCTTAATGCTACTGGTGGAGATATTGAAATTGACTTCCCTTTAAAGTTAGAAAAAAAGAACCACGATAAGTTAAAGGGATGGATAGGTGATGTTAAAACTGGGACGAAAATAAAAGCTTCAAGTTCTGGCGGGGATATAGAATTCAGAATAAGGAAAGGGGAAATTTAA
- a CDS encoding DUF4837 family protein — MKRFLFFFIVSILFMSCSQLKPKATGDETEIITYVDSSLYSQIEQPLKSTFQRLIYTPQPESLFTILPEFQIYSIDKLKRRKNLMFVTTLDDKSEIAGYVLNLLDPKAKELVEIDSAYFFIKKNLWSKGQIVCVLISKDKETLLKHLTKDRNEIYMAFRGDFFNREIESIYSEGYNKKNIEKYLLEKYGWTIFVQHDYYLVKDSAQERFVWLRRRTPEDMERFIFVHWIDSVENPYRLLNQVWIVEKRNEITQKFYRTTNDDAYVIIADDPESIKHLYFFPVNFNGRYAIRVQGLWRFNDFTGGGPFVSYIFYDEKQKRIYFIDGSIFAPRYEKKKLIIQIDALLHTFKTASEIEG; from the coding sequence ATGAAACGGTTTCTTTTCTTCTTCATCGTTTCAATCCTTTTTATGTCCTGTTCACAACTTAAACCAAAAGCAACGGGCGATGAAACTGAGATAATAACTTATGTTGACTCTTCGCTTTATTCACAAATTGAACAACCGCTTAAATCAACCTTTCAGCGACTTATTTACACACCGCAACCGGAAAGTTTATTTACGATTCTCCCAGAATTTCAAATCTATTCAATTGATAAATTGAAAAGGCGCAAAAATTTAATGTTCGTCACAACACTTGACGATAAAAGTGAAATAGCCGGTTATGTTCTAAACCTGCTTGACCCAAAAGCAAAAGAACTTGTGGAAATTGACTCGGCTTATTTCTTCATCAAAAAAAATCTCTGGAGCAAAGGACAAATTGTCTGCGTTTTGATCTCCAAGGATAAAGAAACGCTTTTAAAACACCTGACAAAGGATAGAAACGAAATTTACATGGCTTTTAGAGGAGATTTCTTTAATCGTGAGATAGAGTCAATATATTCGGAAGGGTATAACAAGAAGAACATTGAAAAGTATTTGCTTGAAAAATATGGCTGGACAATTTTCGTTCAGCACGACTATTATTTAGTAAAAGATTCAGCGCAAGAAAGATTTGTCTGGCTGAGGAGAAGGACACCGGAGGACATGGAAAGATTCATCTTTGTTCACTGGATTGATTCGGTTGAAAATCCATATCGTCTTCTTAATCAAGTTTGGATAGTTGAAAAAAGAAATGAAATAACGCAAAAATTCTACAGGACGACAAATGACGATGCATATGTCATAATCGCTGATGACCCAGAAAGCATAAAACATCTTTATTTCTTTCCCGTAAACTTCAACGGAAGATATGCCATAAGAGTTCAAGGTTTGTGGAGATTTAATGATTTTACAGGCGGGGGTCCTTTTGTGTCTTATATCTTCTACGACGAGAAACAGAAGAGAATTTATTTCATTGATGGCTCAATCTTTGCACCAAGGTATGAGAAAAAAAAGCTAATTATTCAGATTGACGCTCTCCTTCACACTTTTAAAACCGCCAGTGAAATTGAGGGGTGA
- a CDS encoding diacylglycerol/polyprenol kinase family protein — MKHLQEYLQILNQKLNGRFEAPDYSEVLIDFSKNIDRNYKAEYIRKAIHQFSMLIPVIYYFTPRDTAIKILILLTLGFVTVDIMRYYSPTVQKLFYKLFGSILRQHERDHKMKNLNGATWVFISALVCVVIFPKFIVINAFAILILSDASAAIFGRKFGKHRFFKKSLEGTFAFIVASIPVVLIAPKVQELPGEYIITMVSAVVGGIVEAASTNLKVDDNLSIPVSIGATMWLLYSIFYPNLDLYFLK; from the coding sequence ATGAAACATCTCCAAGAGTATCTCCAAATCCTGAATCAAAAGCTTAACGGGAGATTTGAAGCCCCGGACTACTCCGAGGTCTTAATTGACTTCAGCAAGAACATTGACAGAAATTACAAAGCCGAATATATTCGCAAGGCAATCCATCAGTTCTCAATGCTAATTCCAGTTATTTATTATTTCACGCCAAGGGATACAGCGATAAAAATTTTGATCCTCTTGACACTCGGTTTCGTAACTGTTGACATTATGAGATACTACAGTCCAACGGTTCAAAAGCTATTTTACAAGCTCTTTGGCTCTATACTCCGTCAACACGAGCGAGACCATAAGATGAAAAATTTAAATGGTGCAACTTGGGTTTTCATCTCTGCCCTTGTTTGTGTTGTCATATTTCCAAAGTTTATAGTTATAAATGCCTTCGCAATCCTAATCTTATCCGACGCAAGCGCAGCTATATTTGGAAGAAAATTTGGAAAACATAGATTCTTCAAAAAATCGCTTGAAGGAACTTTTGCCTTTATAGTGGCATCTATCCCAGTTGTCCTTATAGCACCCAAAGTTCAAGAACTCCCCGGGGAATATATCATAACGATGGTTTCAGCCGTAGTTGGTGGAATCGTTGAAGCAGCTTCAACGAACCTAAAAGTTGATGACAACCTTTCAATTCCAGTCAGCATTGGAGCGACGATGTGGCTTTTATATTCAATTTTTTATCCAAACCTTGACCTTTATTTTTTAAAGTAA
- the ftsH gene encoding ATP-dependent zinc metalloprotease FtsH has protein sequence MFRQFLNSSDKFRKNDRNMRRPKFENNDDDDFNWGRAMRVILSWLIIISAVFALMVWFKGNQKLEYEITFDQYQQFLKAGKIKEAIVKKTDVNNFDFHGVLKEPEEMITVDGKKVRGDKFVVFLPNASDSKVIDEWTRRGIKFNFVKESDQWLNALLSIIPWILLIFIWFLIMRRMQGNATRNIFTFGKSRARILTNNIPKVTFNDVAGVDEAKEELKEIIEFLKDPGKFQRLGGKIPKGVLLLGPPGTGKTLLAKAVAGEAGVPFLSISGAEFVEMFVGVGASRVRDLFEQAKKLAPCIVFIDEIDAVGRHRGAGLGGGHDEREQTLNQLLVEMDGFEENSGIIVIAATNRPDILDPALLRPGRFDRQIVVDRPDVKGRLEILKVHTRRLPLAPDVNLEIIARSTPGFSGADLANLVNEAALLAARKNHNLVTMQDFEEAKDKVMMGIQRKNVAISEKEKRITAYHESGHVLVAKMLPEADPVHKVTIIPRGRALGVTTYLPIDERHTYSKEYLEALITYALGGRAAEKIIFNSLTTGAADDLEKATTIARKMVCEWGMSERLGPLTYGTKEEEIFLGKEITRHQNYSEQTAILIDEEVKRIVITCMERAEKILLENIDALHRLARALLERETLTGDEIDKIIKGEELPALQKKDNGQNETSPRVSPNPESKA, from the coding sequence ATGTTCAGGCAATTTTTAAATTCAAGTGATAAATTTAGAAAAAACGACAGAAATATGAGAAGACCTAAATTTGAAAATAACGATGATGATGATTTCAATTGGGGAAGAGCTATGCGTGTAATTTTAAGTTGGCTGATAATCATATCCGCTGTTTTTGCGCTGATGGTGTGGTTCAAAGGGAATCAAAAGCTTGAGTATGAGATAACCTTTGACCAGTATCAGCAATTTTTAAAAGCTGGCAAGATCAAAGAGGCGATAGTCAAGAAAACCGATGTTAATAATTTTGATTTCCACGGTGTTTTGAAAGAACCGGAGGAAATGATAACCGTTGATGGGAAAAAGGTCAGAGGTGACAAGTTTGTTGTCTTTCTTCCGAACGCCTCTGATTCAAAAGTTATAGATGAATGGACACGCCGGGGGATTAAATTTAACTTTGTTAAGGAAAGTGACCAATGGTTAAACGCTTTATTGAGCATAATACCGTGGATTCTCTTGATATTTATCTGGTTTCTTATAATGAGAAGGATGCAGGGAAATGCGACGAGGAATATTTTCACATTTGGGAAGAGCAGAGCAAGAATTTTAACGAATAATATCCCAAAGGTCACATTCAATGATGTTGCTGGAGTTGATGAGGCGAAAGAGGAATTGAAGGAAATAATAGAATTTCTAAAAGACCCTGGGAAATTTCAGCGTCTTGGTGGGAAAATTCCAAAAGGTGTTTTGCTTTTAGGTCCCCCCGGAACTGGGAAAACATTGCTTGCGAAGGCGGTAGCTGGAGAGGCAGGAGTTCCATTCCTGTCAATAAGCGGTGCGGAATTTGTTGAGATGTTCGTTGGGGTTGGTGCAAGTAGGGTTAGGGATTTGTTTGAACAAGCGAAGAAACTTGCACCTTGCATTGTTTTCATTGATGAGATTGATGCTGTTGGAAGACATCGTGGAGCTGGGCTTGGCGGAGGACATGATGAGAGGGAACAAACACTCAACCAGCTTTTAGTTGAAATGGACGGCTTTGAAGAGAACAGCGGTATAATTGTAATCGCAGCAACAAATAGACCCGACATTCTTGATCCGGCACTTTTAAGACCTGGTAGATTTGACCGACAAATTGTCGTTGATAGACCCGATGTCAAAGGACGCCTTGAAATTTTAAAGGTTCACACCAGAAGGTTACCACTTGCCCCTGATGTCAACCTTGAGATAATAGCTAGATCAACGCCGGGTTTTTCAGGTGCTGATCTTGCAAATCTTGTAAATGAGGCAGCTCTTTTAGCAGCAAGGAAAAACCATAACCTCGTTACGATGCAAGATTTTGAAGAGGCAAAAGATAAGGTGATGATGGGAATCCAAAGAAAAAATGTCGCCATCTCCGAAAAAGAAAAAAGGATAACAGCATACCACGAATCAGGGCATGTCCTTGTTGCGAAAATGTTGCCCGAAGCAGACCCAGTGCACAAGGTAACTATAATCCCGCGTGGAAGAGCTCTTGGAGTAACAACTTATCTGCCAATAGATGAAAGGCACACTTATTCAAAAGAATATCTTGAAGCCCTGATAACATATGCACTTGGCGGAAGGGCAGCTGAAAAGATAATTTTCAACTCCTTAACAACCGGCGCAGCTGATGATCTTGAAAAGGCAACGACAATCGCTCGTAAAATGGTCTGTGAATGGGGCATGAGCGAACGACTCGGTCCCCTGACATACGGAACTAAAGAAGAAGAAATTTTCCTTGGCAAAGAAATAACAAGACACCAAAATTATAGCGAACAAACAGCAATTTTAATTGACGAGGAAGTGAAAAGGATCGTAATAACTTGTATGGAAAGAGCGGAGAAAATTTTACTTGAGAACATTGATGCTTTACATCGCCTTGCGAGGGCTTTGCTTGAAAGAGAAACTCTCACTGGTGATGAGATAGATAAAATAATAAAAGGCGAAGAACTCCCCGCCCTCCAAAAGAAAGACAACGGTCAAAATGAAACATCTCCAAGAGTATCTCCAAATCCTGAATCAAAAGCTTAA
- the hpt gene encoding hypoxanthine phosphoribosyltransferase, which produces MNDQVVYINGERFKVLIPEQEIKKRVKELGEQISKDYAGSIPIFIGVLNGSVIFFADLIREVKIDCEVDFLKLSSYGDEKISSGHVKLLKDLDCQVTGRDIIVVEDIIDSGLSIKFIKNLILLKNPKSLRVVTLLYKKNRVQIDFKIDYIGFEIGDEFVIGYGLDYAQKGRNLKSIYVIDSQK; this is translated from the coding sequence ATGAATGACCAAGTCGTTTATATTAATGGAGAAAGGTTTAAGGTTTTGATACCGGAGCAAGAAATAAAAAAGAGAGTCAAAGAGCTCGGCGAACAAATCAGCAAGGATTATGCTGGGAGTATTCCTATTTTCATTGGAGTTTTAAACGGCTCGGTCATATTTTTCGCCGATTTGATAAGGGAGGTGAAAATTGATTGTGAGGTTGACTTCCTCAAACTTTCAAGCTATGGCGACGAAAAAATTTCATCAGGACATGTAAAACTTCTAAAAGACCTAGATTGCCAAGTGACAGGAAGGGACATAATTGTGGTTGAAGACATAATTGATTCCGGGCTTTCAATCAAATTCATCAAGAACTTGATCTTGCTTAAAAATCCGAAATCTTTAAGGGTTGTGACATTGTTATATAAGAAGAATAGAGTTCAAATTGATTTTAAAATTGATTATATTGGATTTGAGATAGGAGACGAGTTCGTCATCGGCTATGGGCTTGACTACGCTCAGAAAGGAAGAAATTTGAAGTCAATTTATGTGATTGATTCACAAAAATAA
- the tilS gene encoding tRNA lysidine(34) synthetase TilS, with product MIKEFINRFREFTQKNQLISPGDKIIVAISGGVDSVVLLDVLNEIKEQLKIELIAAHFNHKLRGAESDEDEEFVRRYCSNLGIECYVRGEDTREYCKSKKISIQEGARELRYNFFETLRLLKGFDKIATAHNANDNAETVLLNLFRGSGVNGLAGIQVKRGSIIRPLLFATRDEIERYAEAKGLSFRIDSSNLKTSYRRNYIRLKILPMISENINPGIIETLNRTAQIFSELSNFIKHEVSKIVKFIAIEENPDKVLVDIQKLKNYLYFIQESVILSIVETYFNERVDYARVLSVLNLIDSTPGNSVMLTGDLFVYRDRTHLVFLKKPEFAKEEVFVYIHPGEKYETDNFIFMSKFVDRDEVQFHRDSQVEYIDADLIGDEFILRNWQPGDWFIPLGMKGRKKVSDFLIDLKIPIYEKGKILVLESEGKIVWVCGLRLDDRFKITDSTKKILKIEFHPKQKTQT from the coding sequence ATGATAAAAGAATTTATAAATCGCTTCCGAGAATTCACACAGAAAAATCAACTCATTTCCCCGGGAGATAAAATCATCGTAGCTATAAGCGGTGGAGTTGACTCCGTGGTTTTACTTGATGTTCTAAACGAAATCAAAGAGCAACTTAAAATTGAACTTATAGCAGCTCATTTCAACCATAAGCTCAGGGGAGCCGAATCAGACGAGGATGAAGAATTTGTCAGAAGATACTGTTCAAATCTCGGAATTGAATGCTATGTCAGGGGCGAGGATACCAGGGAATATTGCAAGTCAAAAAAAATCTCAATCCAAGAAGGGGCACGTGAGTTAAGATATAATTTCTTTGAAACTCTAAGACTGTTAAAAGGATTTGATAAAATTGCAACTGCACATAATGCCAATGACAACGCTGAGACAGTGCTGTTGAATTTATTCCGTGGCTCCGGGGTAAATGGTCTCGCTGGAATACAAGTTAAAAGAGGAAGCATAATCAGACCACTGCTTTTTGCAACCCGCGATGAAATTGAAAGATATGCTGAGGCAAAAGGATTATCATTTAGGATTGATTCCTCAAACTTGAAAACCTCATATAGAAGAAACTACATACGCCTAAAAATTTTGCCCATGATAAGTGAAAATATAAATCCAGGAATAATTGAAACCTTAAACCGAACAGCCCAGATATTCTCGGAGTTAAGTAACTTCATCAAACACGAAGTTTCAAAAATTGTGAAATTTATAGCCATAGAGGAAAACCCGGACAAAGTCCTTGTTGACATCCAAAAACTGAAAAATTATCTATACTTCATACAGGAAAGCGTGATACTTTCTATAGTTGAGACATATTTCAATGAAAGGGTTGATTACGCTAGAGTTCTTTCAGTTTTAAACCTCATTGATTCAACTCCTGGCAACTCGGTTATGTTAACCGGTGATTTATTTGTTTATCGCGATAGAACTCATCTTGTCTTCCTCAAGAAGCCGGAGTTCGCAAAGGAAGAGGTATTCGTCTACATTCACCCCGGGGAAAAATATGAAACTGACAATTTCATCTTTATGTCTAAATTTGTGGACAGAGACGAGGTTCAATTTCATCGCGACTCACAGGTTGAGTATATTGATGCGGATTTGATAGGTGATGAATTCATTCTGAGAAATTGGCAACCTGGTGATTGGTTTATCCCACTTGGGATGAAGGGAAGAAAAAAGGTGAGTGATTTTCTGATTGACCTGAAAATACCGATTTACGAGAAAGGGAAAATCCTCGTTCTTGAATCCGAGGGAAAAATCGTTTGGGTTTGCGGTTTGCGTCTTGACGACAGGTTCAAAATAACTGATTCAACGAAAAAAATTTTAAAAATTGAATTTCATCCAAAACAAAAAACGCAAACATGA
- a CDS encoding ArsR/SmtB family transcription factor yields MELEKLKQVGFEEEAEILRILGHPTRLKIVCGLMERELCVSDIENCLGEPQPKISQHLSLLRAKGIVRAEREGLNIRYRIVHPLVIKIVKILEREKLKE; encoded by the coding sequence ATGGAGTTGGAAAAACTCAAACAAGTTGGATTTGAAGAGGAGGCGGAAATTTTAAGGATACTCGGTCATCCGACCAGGTTGAAGATAGTGTGCGGATTGATGGAACGGGAACTATGCGTAAGTGATATTGAGAACTGTCTGGGTGAGCCACAACCGAAGATATCTCAGCATCTGTCTCTTCTTAGGGCGAAGGGTATCGTTAGAGCCGAAAGGGAAGGTTTAAATATAAGGTACAGGATCGTTCATCCGCTCGTGATTAAAATTGTAAAAATTCTTGAAAGAGAAAAATTAAAGGAATAA
- a CDS encoding ArsR/SmtB family transcription factor — MFKALGHPIRLRIIFELMESERSVSELWHLLGVSQTLVSQHLAVLRHSGIIKSFRRGNTVYYSILNPIVVEIFKLIQKKLKGGKKYVS; from the coding sequence ATGTTTAAGGCACTTGGACATCCCATAAGGTTACGCATAATTTTTGAGCTTATGGAATCCGAAAGGAGTGTCTCTGAGTTATGGCACCTTTTAGGTGTATCTCAGACGCTTGTATCGCAGCATCTTGCGGTTTTGAGACATAGTGGGATAATAAAGAGTTTTCGCCGTGGGAACACGGTTTATTATTCCATCCTAAACCCAATTGTGGTTGAAATTTTCAAACTAATTCAAAAAAAATTAAAAGGAGGGAAAAAGTATGTTTCTTGA
- the pdo gene encoding protein disulfide oxidoreductase: protein MFLDADDKEELRKRFEENLVNKVRLIHFTRELDCQYCRETKQLLTELAELSDKIQLEVYNFYTDTDKVAEFKIDKVPATVIASENKDYGIRYFGIPSGYEFASLLSDIEMVSRGTSGLSQRSMEKIKAIDVPIHIQVFVTPTCPYCPSAVHLAHQIAMENDLITADMIEAIEFPELAEKYMVMGVPKVVMNDIYYFEGALPERYYIDKVVEAARKTKEIKEQQN, encoded by the coding sequence ATGTTTCTTGATGCTGATGATAAGGAAGAATTGAGAAAGAGATTTGAAGAAAACCTTGTGAATAAGGTTCGCCTTATACATTTCACGCGCGAGCTTGATTGCCAATATTGTAGGGAGACGAAACAACTTTTAACAGAGCTTGCTGAGCTTTCGGATAAAATACAGCTTGAGGTATATAATTTTTACACTGATACGGATAAAGTTGCGGAGTTTAAAATAGATAAAGTTCCCGCAACGGTGATAGCTAGCGAGAACAAAGATTACGGAATAAGATATTTCGGTATTCCATCTGGCTATGAATTTGCGTCATTACTTTCGGATATAGAGATGGTTTCAAGGGGAACTTCTGGATTGAGTCAACGAAGCATGGAGAAAATAAAGGCGATTGATGTTCCGATACATATACAAGTTTTTGTAACGCCGACTTGTCCATATTGTCCAAGCGCTGTTCATTTGGCACATCAAATTGCGATGGAGAACGATTTGATAACCGCTGATATGATTGAAGCGATTGAATTTCCTGAACTTGCAGAAAAATATATGGTTATGGGAGTTCCTAAAGTTGTTATGAATGATATTTACTATTTTGAGGGAGCTTTGCCGGAGAGATATTACATTGACAAAGTTGTTGAAGCAGCAAGGAAGACAAAAGAGATCAAAGAACAACAAAATTAA
- a CDS encoding CoA-disulfide reductase, protein MAERLVVIGGVAAGMSAASRARRLNPKIEIMVFEKSGFVSYGSCGLPYFVSDVIKAPENLVVYDAKFFKEKRNIDVYLHHEVLKIFPAKRSVLVKDLERDKEFEIGYDKLVIATGARAVKPNIKGVDLKGIFTIRFLEDGIAIKNFIKENSPKRALIVGAGYIGMEMAEALVSLGIDVTVVEMMPNILGSMDDEINEIVEGELQRNGVKLLKSTSVVEFVGDGFVKGAILNNGVSLDVDLVIVGAGIKPNSEIARDAGIEMGRTGAIAVNQRMETNILGIFAAGDCAEAFHLVLGRPVYVPLGTTANKQGKVAGENAVGGNAVFKGIVGTAVFKVFDLEVARTGISEKQAREEGIDYVSTVIEHGSRAHYYPGGSKIRVKLIAERKTGRLLGAEMVGRDGVAKRIDVFATALHARMSIDELTQLDLSYAPPFAPVWDPILIAANDIEKKLKS, encoded by the coding sequence ATGGCGGAGCGACTTGTTGTTATTGGTGGAGTTGCTGCTGGAATGAGTGCCGCAAGTAGGGCAAGAAGATTAAACCCGAAAATTGAAATTATGGTTTTTGAGAAAAGCGGTTTTGTTTCATATGGGTCTTGTGGCTTGCCATATTTTGTCTCTGATGTGATCAAAGCACCTGAAAATCTTGTCGTTTACGATGCTAAATTTTTTAAAGAGAAAAGGAACATTGATGTTTATCTTCATCACGAAGTTTTAAAAATCTTCCCCGCCAAGAGAAGCGTCTTGGTTAAGGACCTTGAAAGGGATAAAGAGTTTGAGATTGGATATGACAAGCTCGTGATAGCTACTGGAGCTCGGGCTGTTAAACCGAATATAAAAGGGGTTGATTTAAAAGGGATCTTTACGATAAGGTTTCTTGAGGATGGTATAGCGATAAAAAATTTTATAAAGGAGAATTCACCAAAGAGGGCTTTAATAGTTGGTGCTGGATATATAGGTATGGAAATGGCTGAAGCGCTTGTTTCTCTTGGGATTGATGTGACAGTCGTTGAGATGATGCCAAATATACTTGGTTCAATGGATGATGAGATAAATGAGATTGTTGAGGGTGAGCTTCAAAGAAATGGTGTTAAATTGTTGAAATCAACTTCAGTCGTTGAATTTGTTGGTGATGGTTTTGTTAAGGGAGCGATTTTAAATAACGGTGTTTCTCTTGATGTTGATCTTGTTATAGTTGGAGCAGGTATAAAGCCAAACTCAGAAATTGCAAGAGATGCTGGAATTGAGATGGGTCGTACAGGAGCGATAGCGGTGAATCAAAGAATGGAGACGAATATACTGGGAATTTTCGCTGCTGGTGATTGCGCTGAGGCGTTTCATTTGGTGCTTGGTCGTCCGGTTTATGTTCCTCTTGGGACGACTGCAAATAAACAGGGAAAAGTCGCTGGAGAAAATGCTGTTGGTGGAAATGCAGTTTTCAAAGGTATAGTTGGGACAGCTGTTTTTAAAGTTTTTGATCTTGAAGTTGCCCGCACAGGTATTTCTGAAAAACAAGCGAGAGAAGAAGGGATTGATTATGTCTCAACCGTGATTGAACATGGCTCAAGGGCACATTATTATCCCGGTGGGAGTAAAATAAGGGTTAAGTTGATAGCCGAAAGAAAAACAGGACGTTTGCTCGGAGCTGAAATGGTTGGAAGGGATGGTGTTGCAAAAAGAATTGATGTGTTTGCTACCGCATTGCATGCAAGGATGAGCATTGATGAACTTACGCAACTTGATCTAAGCTATGCCCCACCGTTTGCCCCGGTGTGGGATCCAATTTTGATCGCTGCAAATGATATTGAAAAGAAATTGAAAAGTTAA
- a CDS encoding glutaredoxin family protein, whose translation MNQKQHKVIIFTTPTCPWCRAAKQYFMQKKVKFTEVDVTKNQSAVKDLIRLTGQTGVPVILIDNRPVVGFDKAKIDKLLGLK comes from the coding sequence ATGAATCAAAAACAGCATAAAGTTATAATTTTTACAACGCCAACATGTCCTTGGTGTAGAGCAGCCAAACAATACTTTATGCAAAAAAAAGTGAAGTTTACGGAGGTTGATGTCACAAAAAATCAAAGTGCTGTTAAAGATTTGATTAGATTAACAGGTCAAACTGGGGTGCCAGTTATTTTAATTGATAATAGACCCGTTGTTGGGTTTGATAAGGCAAAGATTGATAAACTACTTGGTTTGAAATAA
- a CDS encoding co-chaperone GroES — protein sequence MKIRPLDDRVLVQPLEEIESKTSSGIIIPDTAKEKPRIGVVIAVGTDEDLREKVKEGDKILFAKYGGEEVEIDGKEYRIISRSDILAVIED from the coding sequence ATGAAGATCAGACCTCTTGATGACAGAGTTCTTGTTCAACCACTTGAAGAAATTGAATCAAAAACAAGTTCAGGGATTATAATTCCTGATACCGCAAAGGAGAAACCAAGAATCGGTGTCGTTATAGCGGTTGGAACAGATGAGGACTTACGCGAGAAGGTTAAAGAGGGTGATAAAATTTTATTTGCAAAATACGGTGGCGAAGAGGTTGAAATTGATGGGAAAGAGTATAGGATAATTTCAAGGAGTGATATACTTGCCGTAATTGAGGATTAG